From Caretta caretta isolate rCarCar2 chromosome 3, rCarCar1.hap1, whole genome shotgun sequence, a single genomic window includes:
- the SLC30A1 gene encoding proton-coupled zinc antiporter SLC30A1, giving the protein MADNGAGEPRQPRYRRVRLMCMLALTFLFFVVEVVVSRVTASLAMLSDSFHMLSDVMALVVALVAVRFAQRTRATHKNTFGWVRAEVMGALVNAVFLTALCFTILLEAIERFTEPHEIQQPLVVIGVGAAGLLVNLLGLCLFHQHGGGGHGHSHGGSQHHRSGSRAKLERSSGEGDAVLRKEETNTLVENCSSSTNGVNQEKLGDGKAELQANGSVGPNSLDVEVEEDSSGQLNMRGVFLHVLGDALGSVIVVVNASVFYFSWNPCPKDGSCFNPCIDSHCIENATVAPLLDSADLLTQEGIHVAGPCWVLYLDPSLCLIMVCILLYTTYPLLKESALILLQTVPKQIDIYSLNLKLRKLEGVEAVHELHVWQLAGSRIIGTAHIKCHDPASYMKVAKHIKEIFHDEGIHATTIQPEFASVGSESGVGKCEFPCRTQCALKQCCGTAEGSTEKKTAKTSSIAISCSEIIIDSPHHKTRRTKSESIPAVRLEADDDPDTQFESSL; this is encoded by the exons ATGGCGGACAACGGGGCGGGCGAGCCCCGGCAGCCCCGCTACCGCCGGGTGCGGCTGATGTGCATGCTGGCGCTCACTTTCCTCTTCTTcgtggtggaggtggtggtgagCCGGGTCACCGCCTCGCTGGCCATGCTCTCGGACTCCTTCCACATGCTGTCCGACGTCATGGCCCTGGTGGTGGCCCTGGTGGCCGTGCGCTTCGCCCAGCGCACCCGCGCCACCCACAAGAACACCTTCGGCTGGGTGCGGGCCGAGGTGATGGGCGCCTTGGTCAACGCCGTCTTCCTCACCGCCCTCTGCTTCACCATCCTGCTGGAGGCCATCGAGCGCTTCACCGAGCCCCACGAGATCCAGCAGCCGCTCGTGGTGATTGGGGTGGGGGCCGCCGGGCTGCTCGTCAATCTGCTGGGGCTCTGCCTCTTCCACCAGCATGGAGGCGGCGGGCACGGGCACTCGCATGGGGGGAGCCAGCACCACCGCAGCGGCAGCCGCGCCAAATTGGAGCGATCTTCCGGGGAAGGGGATGCTGTGCTGCGCAAGGAGGAGACCAACACGCTGGTGGAGaattgcagcagcagcaccaatgGGGTCAACCAGGAGAAGCTAG GTGATGGCAAGGCAGAACTACAAGCGAATGGGAGCGTTGGCCCTAACTCTCTGGACGTTGAGGTCGAAGAAGATTCCAGTGGACAGCTTAACATGCGTGGAGTTTTTCTGCATGTGCTTGGAGATGCCTTGGGTTCAGTGATTGTGGTGGTGAATGCCTCAGTCTTTTACTTTTCTTGGAATCCATGCCCCAAAGATGGGTCCTGTTTTAATCCATGTATTGATAGCCATTGCATAGAAAATGCTACTGTAGCCCCACTGCTTGACAGTGCTGATCTGCTCACACAAGAGGGTATTCATGTAGCTGGTCCCTGCTGGGTGCTGTATTTAGATCCCTCTCTTTGTCTGATAATGGTTTGTATACTCCTTTACACAACTTATCCATTACTTAAGGAATCTGCCCTTATCCTTTTGCAAACTGTTCCCAAACAAATTGATATTTATTCTCTGAACTTGAAACTACGTAAActtgaaggagttgaagcagtCCATGAACTACATGTTTGGCAGCTGGCAGGCAGCAGGATCATTGGTACTGCTCACATAAAATGTCATGACCCTGCATCATACATGAAAGTGGCAAAGCACATTAAGGAGATTTTTCATGATGAAGGGATCCATGCCACTACAATTCAGCCTGAGTTTGCCAGTGTAGGCTCTGAATCAGGTGTTGGCAAATGTGAGTTTCCCTGCAGAACTCAGTGTGCTCTGAAGCAGTGTTGTGGGACAGCAGAAGGCAGTACTGAAAAGAAGACCGCAAAGACCTCTTCAATTGCTATTTCATGCTCAGAAATAATCATTGACTCTCCACACCATAAAACTAGGAGGACTAAATCTGAAAGTATACCTGCTGTTAGGCTAGAGGCAGATGATGACCCAGACACGCAATTTGAATCATCTTTGTAA